Proteins encoded within one genomic window of Brienomyrus brachyistius isolate T26 chromosome 22, BBRACH_0.4, whole genome shotgun sequence:
- the brd4 gene encoding bromodomain-containing protein 4: protein MDYRMHAKSSDVLDFQTLDALLEKIARYSVPVKREPGEDCNGIHSALPVESVPESRLNEWGPPVPAHVPPPLPAGMGDGLDGAQMSGGSSSHGQPSAQPSTFNPPPPETTNSNRPKRQTNQLQYLLKTVLKSLWKHQFAWPFQQPVDADKLNLPDYYKIIKCPMDMGTIKRRLENSYYLNAQECIQDFNTMFTNCYIYNKPGDDIVLMAEALEKMFLQKISELPQEEMEITVMTGKGRGRGRRDGGLSVKPGSALDSPSSTPHTRALSAPTAAPQTRGPPAPPPPPAMPRVPPTLNTLAPPPGPPYSLPPHTLPPHTLPPHSLPPHSLPPHTLPPHSLPPHSLPPHSLPPHSLPPHSLPPHTLPPHSLPSHTLPCHSLPSPDCINQAPIMTSVPPLAQTTLPLMSIPQAAAPPLTKQRKSQKRKADTTTPTANDQLSESSPAASEPKSGKSLPRRESSRPAKQPKKEAPDSQHHLGVGIGAALGAGGAQGPKQQEQLRYCGGIIRDMLSKKHAAYAWPFYKPVDVESLGLHDYYEIIKHPMDLGTIKSKLDSRQYRDAQEFAADVRLMFSNCYKYNPPDHEVVTMARKLQDVFEMRFAKMPDEPEEPSAPTHSHGLLSAPVKQQPAPAPPSSSDSSSDSSSESESSTDDSEEERAQRLAELQEQLKAVHEQLAALSQPQANKPKKKEKDKKERKKEKHKKKAGGPPSLPEEVQEPPTQGPKKSKSSKELLPKKSKKPSKKEASKNGRSAPPSGQLPPPLGPAASGDPEEDVGSAAGGPEHCKPMSYEEKRQLSLDINKLPGDKLGRVVHIIQSREPSLKNSNPDEIEIDFETLKPSTLRELERYVSSCLRKKKKLPVAEKTMEAMSSMKTKTGSSSDSGSSESSSSDSEASDTGVISKQKKKSHSGKEGKKPHPQGMGASAPPPMAPVVQPAPPLKQHPSPPAYVAPPAPALDPSQLLGGTFDSLPHFGQPLRHLPSPPPHLNAHAPSGPASPLTTEPHPFLNQHILATPALHNAMPQQPSRPSNRAAPLPPKPAQPPAPQQPQQQQQQPPPPQPLQQAQPQPPKPALPPQMLTHLQPLHQPLRPRPLSPPTLTPQGLLSAQPPQMILEDDEEPVPLNPVQLYLQHLQQAPLLQSVQVQSQPPARHPPQQQPPPPPQVQQAPPPPPPPQQHQHPHPHAPPQHAQPPRHLQLLQQPLAYAPGPSQLAQVQQHKVPAAPTKGPQILQQQQQHPSPHQHTPDPYNAGHLRESPSPLMMHSSQMPQYPPITHPSSPHSMQPKKPEQRAPSALAGVKEEKLPPSPASQGEPFSPVLRQETNKHPDSKPPQPGHGQQRSDPKLLESSRPVIRALDTGGPAQNIPDKDKFKQEPKTPVAPKKDMKLKNMGPWASLAQKPALAPSSTLKSSSDSFEQFRRAAREKEERERALKAQAEQAEKERLRREQDRQRRDEEEAMEQARRPHEEVRRRAEQVQQQQPPQQPPPPHTQAAQQVQQPPPVQPPQTQTPSASQPPPTAAAPQPPSSQSALDQQRDLARRREQERRRREAMAATIDMNFQSDLMAIFEENLF, encoded by the exons ATGGATTACAGGATGCACGCCAAGTCAAGCGACGTGCTGGATTTCCAAACCCTGGATGCCCTTTTGGAAAAAATTGCTCGTTACTCGGTCCCAGTGAAAAG AGAGCCCGGTGAGGATTGCAATGGGATCCACAGTGCTCTCCCAGTTGAGTCCGTGCCGGAGTCGAGACTGAACGAGTGGGGTCCCCCTGTCCCCGCACACGTTCCCCCGCCCCTCCCTGCTGGCATGGGGGACGGCCTGGACGGTGCTCAAATGTCCGGGGGCAGCAGCAGCCATGGGCAGCCCTCGGCCCAACCCTCCACcttcaaccccccaccccctgagaCAACGAACTCCAACCGGCCCAAGCGGCAGACCAACCAGCTTCAGTACCTGCTGAAGACGGTGCTGAAGTCACTCTGGAAGCACCAGTTCGCCTGGCCCTTCCAGCAGCCTGTCGATGCTGACAAGCTCAATCTACCC GACTATTACAAGATCATTAAATGTCCTATGGACATGGGAACCATTAAGAGACGTCTGGAAAACAGCTACTACTTGAACGCCCAAGAATGTATCCAAGACTTCAACACCATGTTTACCAACTGCTACATCTACAACAAG CCCGGAGACGACATTGTCTTAATGGCTGAGGCGTTGGAGAAGATGTTCCTGCAGAAGATCTCCGAGTTGCCCCAGGAGGAGATGGAGATCACAGTCATGACGGGCAAAGGGCGGGGTCGTGGGCGCAGGGATGGAG GCCTGAGTGTGAAGCCTGGCTCCGCCCTGGACTCGccctcctccaccccccacacacgcgCCCTGTCTGCCCCGACTGCAGCGCCGCAGACGAGGGGACCACCCGCCCCGCCCCCTCCACCAGCTATGCCCCGTGTCCCTCCCACCCTCAACACGCTCGCGCCTCCGCCAGGGCCACCCTACTCTCTACCACCCCACACTCTGCCACCCCACACTCTGCCACCCCACTCTCTGCCACCCCACTCTCTGCCACCCCACACTCTGCCACCCCACTCTCTGCCACCCCACTCTCTGCCACCCCACTCTCTGCCACCCCACTCTCTGCCACCCCACTCTCTGCCACCCCACACTCTGCCACCCCACTCTCTACCATCCCACACTCTGCCTTGCCACTCTCTGCCATCACCTGATTGCATAAACCAGGCACCCATCATGACCTCGGTGCCTCCCCTGGCCCAGACCACTCTGCCCCTCATGTCCATCCCACAAGCCGCAGCTCCGCCCCTGACGAAA CAGAGGAAGAGCCAGAAGAGAAAAGCGGACACGACCACACCCACAGCCAATGACCAACTGAGCGAGTCCTCACCCGCCGCTTCTGAACCCAAGTCCGGCAAGTCGCTGCCACGCCGCGAGAGCAGCCGGCCGGCCAAGCAGCCCAAGAAAGAGGCACCGGACTCCCAGCACCACCTGGGTGTGGGCATAGGTGCCGCCCTGGGTGCGGGTGGGGCCCAGGGCCCCAAGCAGCAGGAGCAGCTACGTTACTGCGGCGGCATCATCAGAGACATGCTGTCCAAGAAGCACGCAGCCTACGCCTGGCCCTTCTACAAGCCCGTGGATGTGGAATCGCTGGGGCTGCACGACTACTACGAAATCATCAAGCACCCCATGGACCTGGGCACCATCAAG TCAAAGCTGGACAGCAGGCAGTACAGGGATGCACAGGAGTTTGCAGCTGATGTACGGCTGATGTTCTCCAACTGCTACAAGTACAACCCGCCGGACCACGAGGTGGTGACCATGGCCCGCAAACTGCAG gaTGTCTTCGAAATGCGCTTTGCCAAAATGCCGGATGAACCCGAGGAGCCCTCGGCCCCCACGCACTCGCACGGGCTTCTCTCCGCCCCCGTCAAGCAGCAGCCGGCGCCGGCGCCACCTTCCTCCTCCGACAGCTCCAGCGATTCCTCCTCGGAGTCGGAATCCTCCACAGACGACTCCGAGGAGGAGCGGGCCCAGAGGCTGGCTGAGCTCCAGGAGCAG ctGAAGGCGGTACACGAGCAGCTGGCAGCTCTGTCGCAGCCCCAGGCTAATAAACCGAAGAAGAAGGAGAAAGACAAGAAGGAGCGCAAGAAGGAGAAGCACAAGAAGAAGGCTGGTGGGCCTCCCTCACTGCCCGAGGAGGTGCAGGAACCGCCCACGCAAGGCCCCAAGAAAAGCAAGAGCAGCAAGGAGCTGCTGCCCAAGAAGAGCAAAAAGCCCAG TAAAAAAGAGGCGTCGAAGAATGGCCGGTCTGCCCCCCCGAGCGGCCAGCTCCCTCCCCCTTTGGGCCCAGCTGCTAGTGGAGACCCAGAGGAGGATGTGGGGAGTGCGGCGGGCGGGCCAGAGCACTGCAAGCCCATGTCCTACGAGGAGAAACGGCAGCTGAGCCTGGACATCAACAAGCTACCGGGTGACAAGCTGGGCCGCGTGGTGCACATAATCCAGTCCCGCGAGCCTTCACTCAAGAACTCGAACCCCGATGAGATCGAGATCGACTTCGAGACACTCAAGCCCTCCACACTGCGCGAGCTCGAGAGATACGTCTCGTCTTGCCTGCGCAAGAAGAAGAAGCTGCCTG TTGCCGAGAAGACAATGGAAGCGATGAGCTCAATGAAGACGAAGACCGGTTCTTCGTCTGACTCGGGAAGCAGTGAATCTAGCTCCTCTGACAGCGAGGCATCCGACACTG GCGTCATCTCCAAGCAGAAGAAGAAGAGCCACTCTGGGAAGGAGGGCAAGAAGCCACACCCCCAGGGGATGGGTGCCAGCGCCCCTCCGCCCATGGCCCCAGTGGTTCAGCCCGCGCCACCACTAAAGCAGCACCCCTCGCCGCCGGCCTACGTAGCGCCTCCCGCGCCGGCTCTGGACCCCTCACAGCTACTGGGTGGCACCTTCGACTCACTGCCGCACTTCGGCCAACCGCTGCGGCACCTGCCATCACCGCCCCCACACCTCAATGCCCATGCGCCCTCCGGGCCTGCCTCACCCCTGACCACCGAGCCGCACCCATTCCTCAACCAGCACATACTCGCCACCCCAG CCCTGCACAATGCCATGCCTCAGCAGCCGTCGCGCCCCAGCAACCGGGCCGCCCCTCTACCTCCGAAACCTGCGCAGCCCCCTGCTCCCCAGcagccacagcaacaacagcagcagccgCCGCCACcgcaacctctgcagcaggcgCAGCCGCAGCCCCCAAAACCAGCCCTGCCTCCACAAATGCTGACCCACCTGCAGCCATTGCACCAGCCGCTGCGTCCACGACCCCTGTCTCCACCCACCCTAACCCCCCAGGGCCTGCTCTCAGCCCAGCCTCCGCAGATGATCCTGGAGGACGACGAGGAGCCTGTGCCACTCAACCCGGTGCAGCTCTACCTGCAGCACCTGCAGCAGGCCCCGCTGTTGCAGTCTGTGCAAGTCCAGTCGCAACCTCCTGC ccgccaccccccccaacagcaGCCACCGCCTCCACCGCAAGTCCAGcaggccccaccaccaccaccaccgccgcagcagcaccagcacccgcACCCACATGCCCCACCGCAGCATGCGCAACCGCCCAGGCACTTGCAGCTCCTGCAGCAGCCGCTGGCATATGCACCAGGGCCCAGTCAGCTGGCGCAGGTGCAGCAGCACAAAGTGCCCGCAGCCCCTACCAAAGGGCCACAGATTCTccagcagcaacaacagcatCCATCGCCGCATCAGCACACGCCTGACCCCTACAATGCAG GACACCTGAGGGAGAGCCCCTCCCCACTGATGATGCATTCCTCCCAGATGCCCCAGTATCCCCCCATCACCCACCCATCTTCTCCACACAGCATGCAACCCAAGAAGCCT GAGCAGCGAGCGCCCTCAGCGCTGGCAGGGGTGAAAGAGGAGAAGCTGCCCCCCTCGCCAGCGTCCCAGGGGGAGCCGTTCAGCCCGGTGCTCCGCCAGGAAACCAACAAGCATCCAGACAGCAAACCGCCACAGCCAGGACATGGGCAGCAAC GATCGGACCCCAAGCTCCTGGAGAGCTCCCGCCCCGTGATTCGCGCCCTCGACACCGGAGGCCCGGCCCAGAATATTCCGGACAAGGACAAGTTCAAACAGGAGCCTAAGACTCCAGTGGCTCCCAAAAAG GACATGAAGCTGAAGAACATGGGCCCCTGGGCCAGCCTGGCGCAGAAGCCCGCACTGGCACCCTCATCCACGCTCAAGTCATCAAGCGACAGCTTTGAACAGTTCCGGCGCGCCGCCCGCGAGAAGGAGGAGCGAGAGAGGGCACTGAAGGCCCAGGCAGAGCAGGCTGAGAAGGAGCGGCTTCGGCGGGAGCAGGACAGGCAgcg CCGCGACGAGGAGGAGGCAATGGAACAGGCCCGCCGGCCCCATGAGGAAGTGCGCAGGAGGGCGGAGCAGGTGCAGCAGCAGCAACCGCCACAGCAGCCCCCGCCTCCGCACACGCAGGCGGCCCAGCAGGTCCAGCAGCCCccgcccgtgcagccgccccAGACGCAGACGCCCTCTGCTTCGCAGCCCCCGCCCACGGCCGCTGCCCCGCAGCCCCCCTCTTCGCAGAGTGCGCTTGACCAGCAGAGGGACCTGGCGCGTcgcagggagcaggagaggaggaGACGAGAGGCG ATGGCAGCCACCATCGACATGAACTTCCAAAGCGACCTGATGGCCATCTTTGAGGAGAACCTGTTTTAA